From the Deinococcus gobiensis I-0 genome, the window GCGGAAGGTCCCGGCCGGCACCTTGAACTCGGAGACATGCGTCATGCGGTAAGCGGGGTCCTGCACGTTCTCGACATTGCTGAGGCGCACATAGAAGTCCGGGGCGCCGCCGACCGTCCGGCCCGCCGGGGTCAGGGCGACGTAGCTGCTGCCCGCCGCGCCCTCGCTGGGGCCGTACTGCCAGGCCTGGGTGGTGTAACGGCTGCCCGTCCACTGCACCAGGGTGGTGGACTGGGCGCCGCCCTGGCCTGTAGGGGCCGTGACCGCCAGCACCCGGCCCGGCGTGTCGCACCACGCGGCGGCGGGCTTCCAGTTGCCGCCACCCAGGTTTACGTAGCTGCTGTCCTGGTACCCGGCGGCGCTGGCCGCGCCCACCAGGGCCAGACCTATCAACGGAGCAAAGAAGGCTCGTTTCATGCGCTCAGCCTCTCTCCGGGACCTGAGCCGAGGCTGACCGGGCGTTGAGCCGGACTGAAGACAATGGGGGCTGTCCCGGCGGAGGGGACACGCCCGCCCCCCGGCGCGGCGCGGGCCTACACTCGCCCGGTGACTGCTGCGCCCCCTGCCGATTCCAGCCGCGCCGTCCTGAGGTTGCCCGAGTTCCGGGCGATGCTCCTGGCGACCGTGTGCAGCACCCTGGCCGGGCGCGCGGTCGCGCTGACGGTGGCCTACCAACTCTACCAGCTCACGAAAAACCCGCTGACGCTGGGGCTGCTGGGGCTGGTCGAGGCGATTCCGGCCCTGAGCCTCGCGCTGCTGGGCGGCGTGGTGGCCGACCGCAACGACCGCCGCCGCATCCTGCTGATCACCACCACGCTGGAAGTGCTGTGCGCCGCGCTGTTCTTCCTGTACGCGCCGCACGCCCCGGTGTCGGGCTACGTGCCCATCCTGGCCCTGATCTTCACGCTGGGGATGGCGCGGGGCTTTTCGGACCCCGCGCTGCCCGCCTTCGAGGCGCAGGTCGTGCCGCGCGCCCTGCTGCTGCGGGCCTCGGCGTGGCAGTCGAGCGCCTGGCAGGCCGCCGCGATCATCGGTCCGGCGCTGGGCGGCGTGCTGTACGCGGCGGTGGGGGCGCGGGGGGCCTACGCCTTCGCGGCCGTGCTGTACGCGCTGGCGCTGGGCTGCCTCGCCTACGTGAAGCCCAAGCCCCGGCCCGCCTTCACGCCCGGCGAGCCGATCTGGCAGAGCGTGAAGGAGGGGCTGGCCTTCGTGGTGCAGCGGCAGGTGCTGGTGGGCAGCATGGCGCTGGACCTGTTCAGCGTGCTGTTCGGGGGCGCGGTGGCGCTGCTGCCGGTCTTCTCGTCGGACATCCTGAAGGTGGGGCCGCAGGGGCTGGGCATCCTGGTCGCGGCCCCCAGCATCGGGGCGCTGGCGGTCATGCTGTACGCCACCCGCCGCCCGCCGGGCCGGGGCGCGGGGCGCATCCTGCTCTTGGCCGTCGCGGGCTTCGGCGTGTGCATGGTGGTGTTCGGGCTGTCGCGCAACTTCGCCCTGAGTGTGCTCGCGCTGGTCTTCGCGGGGCTGTTCGACGGCATCAGCATGGTGATCCGCAAGGCGACCCTGCGCCTCAAGGCCCCGGACCACATGCGCGGGCGCGTCAGCTCGGTGAGCAGCATGTTCATCGGCGCGAGCAACGAACTCGGGGCCTTCGAGAGCGGCGTGGCCGCCAGCGCCCTGGGCACCGCCCGCAGCGTGTGGGCCGGCGGCCTCCTGACCCTGGCCGTGGTCGCCGTGACCGCCTGGCTCGCCCCCGAACTGCGCGCGATGGACCTCACCGACATCGCCGAGGACCGCACGCCGGAAGAGGCCGGAGGGCGGGCGATGAAGGTCGAGCAGGGCTGGGAGAGTTAGAGGGAGTGGGGGGTGGGAAGTGGTGAGTGGAAGAAGGTGGGGACGAGGTAGTGGAGGTTGCCGGGTGGTCTATGTGCGCCCCTTGTCCAGAGCCTCTGTGCTTTTCCCCCTCCCCTCCTACTGCCGGTACTCCCGCCCCTTCCAGACCGCCCGGCGCCGCAGCGCCCGCGCGTAGACCGGCAGCATGAGCAGCGGCGTGACCGGCCCCAGCGCCCCCTCGGCCAGATCGGCGGCGCGGCGGCGGCCCGAGAGCAGGTTGACGAGGGGACGCTCCAGCACGCTCGCCAGCCGCAGCCAGCGCGCGCCCGGCACCGGCAGCAGCCAGGGCAGCGTGTAGGCCGCGAGTTGCAGCGCAAAGGTGAGGGGCAGCAGCGCCCGCACGCCGCCGTGGACCCCCAGCAGGCTCTTGCCCAGGCCGCGCACCGACGCCGGGTACGAGCGGTACATCCGCACGCCCAGGCCCCCCTGCCCCAGCGCCAGCGACAGCCGCCCACCCGAGGCCCGCAGTTCGTAGGCCAGCCGCACGTCTTCGAGCAGTTCGCCGCGCACCGCCGCGTGCCCGCCGAGCGCGCCGTAGGCCGCGCGCCGGAAGGCCATGACCTGCCCGTTGGCCGCGCTCGCCCGCGCCGAGGGCAGCCGCAGAAAGGCGAAGGGCAGCCCCAGCAGCAGCGTCTGCTCGACGAGCGGGGTCAGCAGGCGCTCGCCGGGGGTGCGGTTGTCCTGGCGCGGCCACACGCTCAGGAGGTCGGCCTCCGAGGTCTCCAGCTCGCGTAGCAGCCCGCCCAGCGCGCCGGGCCCCCACATCACGTCGGCGTCGGTAAAGACCAGCACCTCGCCCGCCGCCGCCCCCGCGAGCTGCTGGCAGGCCCAGGCCTTGCCGGTCCAGCCGGGGGGCAGGGGCGCGCCCCGCAGCACCCGCGCGCCCAGCCGGGCGGCCACGGCGGCGGTGTCGTCCGAGGACTGGTCGTCCAGCACGAGCACCTCCGCGCCCTGGGCGAGTACGCCGGGCAGGTGGCGGGCGAGGTTGTGCGCCTCGTCACGTGCGGGGATCAGCAGCGACACCCGCGCGCCGGGCGGCGTGGGCGCGGGCCGCAGCCGGGGAAAGGCCAGGGCGTTGTGCAGCAGCGTGGCGGCCTTGTAGGCCACGAAGGGAAAGACGAACGCACCGTACAGCGTCCTCCAGCCGGGCCTCACCGGCGCTCCGTGAGCAGGGTCAGCAGCCGCGCGGCCACGCCCACCCGGTCGTGGGTGCTGCCCTGCCCGCGCACCACGCGCAGGTAGCCGTCCGGCGGAGCTTCGGGGTCGGCGGCGCGCAGGTCGGCGTCGAGGGCCGCGAGCAGCGCCCCTAGCGCCGGGCGCAGGGCCTCGCCGGTCGTGGGCGGCCCGAAGCGCAAGAAGGCCTCGGGATGCTGCGCGCCGCGCATGACGACCCGCAGGGCCACCGGCACGAGCGGCACGCCCGCCACCCCCGCGACCCAGGCCGCGCCGGGCCGCAGCGCCGCGAGCTGCGCCGAGACTCGCCCCTCGGGAAAGATGACCATCCACTCGCCTGCGCGCGCCGCACGCACCGCCGCGCGCAGGTCGCCCGCGCCGATGGCCCCCACCCGCCGCAGAAAGGGAAAGCGGACGAGCTGGCCCGGCAGCATCATCACGCGGGCGGGGTGGCCGACCGTCCAGGCGAGTTCGCGCAGGAGGTAACCGTCCCACCACGACCCGTGGGTGGGGGCCACCACCGCGCCGCCCGGCGGCAGCGGCCCACGCAGGTACACGCCCGCCAGCTCGCGGCGAACGCTGGCGCGGATGCTGCGGCGCACGGCGGCCTCGGCCCAGTCCCAATCCGACCCGGGCCAGGCCGGACCGGGCCGGACGCCCGCGCGGCGCTCACTCACGGCGCACCAGGCGGGCCAGACCCAGGCCCAGCCCCATCGCCAGCAGGGTCACGGCCGCCTCGACATACCGGCCCACCAGGACGAGTCCCCCCGGCAGGAAAAAGGTCTCGATGGGATACGCGAGCGCGAAATCCCCCTCGCGGTCCTGGGGGCGGCGGGTGAACAGGGCCGACCCCAGGCGCGTCAGGGCCCAGGCGATCAGCCCACCCACCGCCCACCATCCCAGAAAGTTCTGGAGGGGGGCTCCGGCCCACAGCGGATGCGGATCACTCCAGCGCCAGAAGCCCTGGGCGGTCATCAGGGGTTCGAGGCCCACGTCCCACAAAGCCAGCAGCCCCCCGGCCAGCACCGGCCGGCCGCCCGCGAGCCGGGTCGCCGCCAGCGTCAGGGCGAACCAGCCCAGCGGCACGATCAGGGGTACGCCCAGCACGAGTGGCCCCGGCGCGCCCGCATAGCTGTAGACCCCGAAGGGAAAGCCCGTGTGGCTTCCCAGCAGCTCGGCCCCCCACCCTGCCCCGAAGGCGAGGGCGGCCAGTCCCGCCGCGCGCCCCCAGCCCACCCGCTCGGCCGCGTACGCCAGCGCCGAGACGAACAGCGCCGCCGTGCTTGCCAGCCCCAGCACCGGAAAGCCCTGCGGCCACAGCGGCACCGGAATTTTCAGGGCGACGTACAGGGCCAGCCCCCACATCCAGGGGGGGGTCCGGGCGGCCAGCAGACGCGCCCGGCCGCGCAGGGTGGGCCAGAAGGCCGCGCCCAGCGTGTCGCCCGCCAGGGCCAGCGCGCCCGCGAGCGGCAGCCCCAGCGCGATCAGCCCCCAGCCGGCCGGCTGGTGCGGCCAGCACCAGCAGCGCCCCGGCGAAGGCCACCCCCAGCGCCGCGAAGGCGAGGCCCACGCGCAGCGCCAGGGGCGGCAGGGTCATGTCGGCTGCCCGCGCGCCCGCAGCGCCCGGAAATACCCGGCGGTGGCGG encodes:
- a CDS encoding MFS transporter, with protein sequence MTAAPPADSSRAVLRLPEFRAMLLATVCSTLAGRAVALTVAYQLYQLTKNPLTLGLLGLVEAIPALSLALLGGVVADRNDRRRILLITTTLEVLCAALFFLYAPHAPVSGYVPILALIFTLGMARGFSDPALPAFEAQVVPRALLLRASAWQSSAWQAAAIIGPALGGVLYAAVGARGAYAFAAVLYALALGCLAYVKPKPRPAFTPGEPIWQSVKEGLAFVVQRQVLVGSMALDLFSVLFGGAVALLPVFSSDILKVGPQGLGILVAAPSIGALAVMLYATRRPPGRGAGRILLLAVAGFGVCMVVFGLSRNFALSVLALVFAGLFDGISMVIRKATLRLKAPDHMRGRVSSVSSMFIGASNELGAFESGVAASALGTARSVWAGGLLTLAVVAVTAWLAPELRAMDLTDIAEDRTPEEAGGRAMKVEQGWES
- a CDS encoding glycosyltransferase, which codes for MRPGWRTLYGAFVFPFVAYKAATLLHNALAFPRLRPAPTPPGARVSLLIPARDEAHNLARHLPGVLAQGAEVLVLDDQSSDDTAAVAARLGARVLRGAPLPPGWTGKAWACQQLAGAAAGEVLVFTDADVMWGPGALGGLLRELETSEADLLSVWPRQDNRTPGERLLTPLVEQTLLLGLPFAFLRLPSARASAANGQVMAFRRAAYGALGGHAAVRGELLEDVRLAYELRASGGRLSLALGQGGLGVRMYRSYPASVRGLGKSLLGVHGGVRALLPLTFALQLAAYTLPWLLPVPGARWLRLASVLERPLVNLLSGRRRAADLAEGALGPVTPLLMLPVYARALRRRAVWKGREYRQ
- a CDS encoding 1-acyl-sn-glycerol-3-phosphate acyltransferase, producing the protein MSERRAGVRPGPAWPGSDWDWAEAAVRRSIRASVRRELAGVYLRGPLPPGGAVVAPTHGSWWDGYLLRELAWTVGHPARVMMLPGQLVRFPFLRRVGAIGAGDLRAAVRAARAGEWMVIFPEGRVSAQLAALRPGAAWVAGVAGVPLVPVALRVVMRGAQHPEAFLRFGPPTTGEALRPALGALLAALDADLRAADPEAPPDGYLRVVRGQGSTHDRVGVAARLLTLLTERR
- a CDS encoding carotenoid biosynthesis protein, coding for MWGLALYVALKIPVPLWPQGFPVLGLASTAALFVSALAYAAERVGWGRAAGLAALAFGAGWGAELLGSHTGFPFGVYSYAGAPGPLVLGVPLIVPLGWFALTLAATRLAGGRPVLAGGLLALWDVGLEPLMTAQGFWRWSDPHPLWAGAPLQNFLGWWAVGGLIAWALTRLGSALFTRRPQDREGDFALAYPIETFFLPGGLVLVGRYVEAAVTLLAMGLGLGLARLVRRE